The Thermincola ferriacetica genome segment GTAATTAAATACTTAAGAATTGGCCTCATGCAATGGGCAAATACGGAGGGCGCCGGATGACATTTACAGAATACGATGTGGTTATGCGCATAGTATTGTCTTGTGTACTGGGCGGCCTGATCGGCCTTGAACGGGAAAGTTTAAATAAATCTGCCGGTTTTAGGACCCATATTTTGGTTTGTGTCGGTTCCGCCTTAATTATGATAGTTTCGCAGGAGATATATTTTCAGTACAGACATGATACGCCTATGGATCCGGCGCGAATAGCAGCTCAGGTGGTAAGCGGCATTGGTTTTTTGGGCGCCGGTACGATTATGCGGGAAGGAGCCACCGTTAAGGGTCTTACTACTGCCGCCACTCTTTGGGTGGTGGCAGGGGTAGGTCTGGCAGTCGGCGCCGGAGTTTATTTTGGGGCTCTGGTTACTACGGGAGTAGTCTTTTTAGCCCTGATTTACCTCGGAAAAGTTGAGAGACTGATGGCCGGGGTAAGCCATTATCAGTCCCTGCTACTGACCATTGATAACCGACCGGGACAGTTGGGAAGGATAGGCTGTTTCCTGGGTGACCACGGAGTAAATATCCATAATATTCAGCTTAAACAGTTAAAGGAAGGTCACCAGATCTTAATGGAAGTAGATGTGATTATGCCTCATGACCTGGACATGCAGGAATTGATGCATATGCTTGCCGATGTGCCGGGGGTACACCAGGTATCACACAATGATTAAATTGCCTTACAAAAGAGACAAAAAGATTCGGGGAGGATGTTTAGTGCCAACGGGTCGTGTGCATGGCGTGAAAAGGACACAAGCAAAAAACCTGTTTGATTTTATTGCCGAAGCTGATTTACCCGATGAAGTAAAAAAAGTTCTTTTGCAGGCTTCCGTTGCCAAGGTGGAAATAAGCAACGCAAAAAAGATGTGGCGTATTCACCTGACACTTCCGGAAATTGTAGAAACTAAACATTTAAAAGTCCTGGAACAACTGATTGCGCGAGAAATTCCACAATTAAGTAAAGTGGAATTTGCAATCAGTTTTAATTTGCCTGTCAGGGACCTAAAAAGCTTAATGCAGCAGTATTGGTCGCCAATGGTTGAAGAAATAACGGATCGCCACCCTATTCTCAACGGTTGGTTAAGAGAAGCGCGGTGGGAAGTTGACGATGATTTACTGCGCATTTTTGTAGGCGGACAGGTCGGTTTGGAAATATGTGAACAGAAAAAAATCGGCTACACAATTGCCGCAAACATATTAAAAAAATTTGGTCTGGAAGTTAAAGTATCATTGGAGCTGGACAACGATGCCGATCCTTTGCCGCAGGATTGGTTGGAAGAAGAGGAAACCTTAAAGGCCCGGTTCCGGGAGCAAATAAAAATTCTGGCTTTCGCCGAGAAAAATGAAAAGATGTCCGGAGACAATGAAAAGAAGCCGGCAGCTTCTGGTGAAATTCTGTTTGGAAAAGCTATCCGTGGAGAACCGATACCGATCAAAGACATCCAGGATGAAGAAAAAAACGTGGTCATTGTTGGGCGGGTATTTAACCTGGAAACCAGAGAGTTGCGCAGTGGGCGGCGTTTGGTAACATTTGACATTACCGACCTGACTGACTCCATCACGGTAAAATGTTTCGAGGATGAAAAAAGCGGACAGTTTTTGGGCGATGTCCTGAAAAAAAATATGTGGGTGAAGTTACAGGGTACGGTACAGTA includes the following:
- a CDS encoding MgtC/SapB family protein, with amino-acid sequence MTFTEYDVVMRIVLSCVLGGLIGLERESLNKSAGFRTHILVCVGSALIMIVSQEIYFQYRHDTPMDPARIAAQVVSGIGFLGAGTIMREGATVKGLTTAATLWVVAGVGLAVGAGVYFGALVTTGVVFLALIYLGKVERLMAGVSHYQSLLLTIDNRPGQLGRIGCFLGDHGVNIHNIQLKQLKEGHQILMEVDVIMPHDLDMQELMHMLADVPGVHQVSHND